One window from the genome of Cucumis melo cultivar AY chromosome 12, USDA_Cmelo_AY_1.0, whole genome shotgun sequence encodes:
- the LOC103501922 gene encoding leucine--tRNA ligase, cytoplasmic, translating into MASESGKSFARRDSLREIEAKVRVLWEENDVFRAEACETPPKVGEKFFGNFPFPYMNGFLHIGHAFSLSKLEFAAAYHRLRGANVLLPFGFHCTGMPIKASADKLAREIQQFGDPPVFPRDIEEQQNLKAEAEEGNESNPMLPDKFKGKKSKAASKTGGQMYQWEIMRSFGLSDSEISKFQDPYNWLTFFPPLAMEDLKAFGLGCDWRRSFITTDMNPYYDSFIQWQMRKLKSMGKIVKDVRYTIYSPLDGQPCADHDRATGEGVQPQDYTLIKMEVVAPFPPKLGVLEGRKVFLAAATLRPETMYGQTNAWVLPDGKYGAFEINDTDVFIITERAALNLAYQRFSKVPEKPTCLIQLTGNDLIGLPLKSPLAFNEIIYALPMLTILTDKGTGIVTSVPSDAPDDYMAMHDLKSKPALRAKYGVKDEWVLPYDIVPIIDIPEFGDRAAEKVCLDLKIKSQNEKDKLAEAKRLTYLRGFTDGTLIVGEFAGRKVQEAKPLIRSQLIETGQAIPYSEPEKRVMSRSGDECIVALTDQWYITYGESEWKKLSEECLASMDMFSDETKHGFEHTLGWLNQWACSRSFGLGTRIPWDKQFLVESLSDSTIYMAYYTIAHLLQNGDLYGSGDSAVKPEQMTDEVWDFVFCGAAEPKSTGISQSILNKMKQEFEYWYPFDLRVSGKDLIQNHLTFTIYNHTAIMPKRHWPRAFRCNGHIMLNSEKMSKSTGNFRTLREAIEEFSADATRFSLADAGDGVDDANFVFETANAAILRLTKEIAWMEDILQADSSSFLRTGPPSTYADRVFENEINIAVKMTEQNYKDYMFREALKTGFYDLQAARDEYRFSCGAGGMNRDLVFRFMDVQTRLITPICPHYAEHVWRNMLKKDGFVVNAGWPSADSPDLTLKSANKYLQDSIVLMRKLLQKQLLGPKKGNKKGAPVTTVIEDKKLTGLIYVNEQFDGWKAECLRILQSKFDSTKRTFAPDSEIMEALQKSSVGQAADFRQTQKLCMPFLRFKKDEAVSLGVQALDLRLPFGEMDVLNENLELIRRQIGLEEVQVLRVSDPNALAKAGALASLLKQNPPSPGNPTAIFLTS; encoded by the exons ATGGCATCAGAGAGTGGGAAAAGCTTTGCTAGGAGGGATAGTCTCCGAGAGATTGAAGCTAAGGTTCGAGTTTTGTGGGAAGAGAACGATGTTTTCAGGGCAGAGGCATGTGAAACCCCTCCTAAAGTGGGGGAAAAGTTCTTTGGAAATTTCCCCTTCCCTTATATGAATGGATTTTTGCATATTGGTCATGCTTTCTCCCTTTCAAAATTGGAGTTTGCCGCAGCATATCATAGGCTACGGGGTGCAAACGTCCTATTACCATTTGGTTTCCACTGCACAGGAATGCCTATCAAGGCCTCTGCTGATAAGCTTGCTAGGGAAATTCAACAATTTGGTGACCCACCTGTCTTCCCTCGTGATATAGAAGAGCAACAAAACTTGAAAGCAGAAGCTGAGGAGGGAAATGAAAGTAATCCAATGTTGCCTGACAAATTCAAGGGCAAGAAATCTAAGGCAGCCTCTAAGACAGGTGGACAGATGTACCAGTGGGAAATAATGCGCAGTTTTGGTCTGTCTGATAGTGAGATATCCAAGTTTCAAGATCCGTATAACTGGTTGACATTTTTTCCTCCTTTGGCAATGGAGGACCTAAAGGCTTTTGGTTTAGGTTGCGATTGGAGACGATCTTTTATTACTACTGatatgaatccatattatgATTCGTTTATACAGTGGCAAATGCGGAAGTTGAAATCCATGGGGAAGATTGTGAAAGATGTTAGATATACTATATATTCTCCCTTAGATGGCCAACCCTGTGCTGATCACGATAGGGCAACTGGTGAAGGGGTTCAACCACAGGATTACACACTGATTAAGATGGAGGTTGTGGCACCTTTTCCTCCTAAATTGGGAGTGTTGGAGGGTAGAAAAGTGTTTTTGGCGGCTGCAACGTTGAGACCTGAGACCATGTATGGTCAAACAAATGCATGGGTACTACCTGATGGTAAATATGGAGCATTTGAGATTAATGATACTGATGTATTTATTATTACTGAACGAGCTGCCCTTAACTTAGCCTATCAGAGATTTTCTAAGGTTCCTGAAAAACCTACTTGCTTGATTCAGCTGACTGGTAATGATTTGATAGGCCTCCCATTGAAGTCCCCTCTAGCCTTTAATGAAATCATTTATGCTCTTCCCATGCTTACAATTCTCACGGATAAGGGAACTGGTATTGTGACCAGTGTACCTAGTGATGCTCCTGATGATTATATGGCTATGCATGATTTAAAATCAAAACCAGCACTTAGGGCCAAGTATGGTGTTAAAGATGAATGGGTGCTTCCCTATGATATTGTTCCCATTATTGATATCCCTGAGTTTGGAGACAGGGCTGCTGAAAAAGTTTGCTTGGATCTAAAAATTAAAAGTCAGAATGAGAAGGACAAGCTTGCTGAAGCTAAAAGATTGACTTATTTGAGAGGATTTACTGATGGAACACTAATTGTTGGTGAATTTGCTGGAAGGAAAGTACAGGAAGCAAAACCTTTGATTCGGAGCCAGCTAATTGAAACTGGCCAAGCTATCCCATATAGTGAACCTGAGAAGCGTGTTATGTCCCGGTCTGGAGATGAGTGCATTGTAGCTCTTACTGATCAATG GTACATCACATATGGGGAATCAGAATGGAAGAAATTGTCTGAAGAGTGCTTGGCTAGCATGGATATGTTTTCAGATGAGACAAAGCATGGATTTGAGCACACACTAGGTTGGCTCAACCAGTGGGCATGCTCACGTAGTTTCGGCCTTGGAACACGTATCCCTTGGGACAAACAATTTCTAGTTGAGTCATTATCTGATTCCACCATTTACATGGCTTACTACACTATAGCACATTTGTTGCAGAATGGGGACTTGTATGGATCGGGTGACTCTGCAGTAAAACCTGAGCAGATGACAGATGAAGTTTGGGATTTTGTCTTTTGTGGTGCTGCAGAACCAAAATCAACTGGAATCTCACAGTCAATTCTTAATAAGATGAAACAGGAGTTTGAGTATTGGTATCCATTTGATCTTAGGGTTTCTGGAAAAGATCTTATTCAGAATCATTTGACATTCACTATTTACAATCATACTGCAATCATGCCAAAGCGCCATTGGCCTCGTGCATTCAGATGTAATGGGCACATCATGCTTAATTCTGAAAAGATGTCCAAGTCTACTGGGAATTTTAGAACTTTGCGTGAGGCAATTGAAGAGTTTTCTGCGGATGCTACACGATTCTCATTGGCTGATGCTGGTGATGGTGTCGATGATGCAAATTTTGTATTTGAGACGGCAAATGCTGCCATCTTACGTTTGACCAAAGAAATAGCATGGATGGAAGATATTCTGCAGGCTGATTCTTCTTCGTTCCTTAGAACAGGTCCTCCATCAACTTATGCTGATCGGGTATTTGAAAACGAAATCAATATAGCTGTCAAAATGACAGAGCAAAATTACAAAGACTACATGTTTCGCGAAGCTTTGAAGACCGGTTTTTATGATCTTCAAGCAGCTAGGGACGAGTACAGGTTTTCATGTGGTGCTGGAGGCATGAACCGTGATTTGGTTTTCCGTTTTATGGATGTCCAGACACGTCTCATTACTCCAATTTGTCCACACTATGCAGAACACGTTTGGAGGAATATGTTGAAGAAGGATGGATTTGTTGTTAATGCTGGCTGGCCGTCAGCTGATTCTCCTGATTTAACTCTCAAGAGTGCAAACAAATATCTCCAAGACTCAATAGTTTTGATGAGAAAGCTTCTTCAAAAGCAACTTTTAGGACCTAAAAAAGGCAACAAGAAGGGTGCTCCTGTCACAACAGTGATCGAGGACAAGAAATTGACTGGCTTGATATATGTGAACGAGCAATTTGATGGATGGAAAGCAGAATGCCTTAGAATActccaaagtaaatttgactCGACCAAACGTACATTTGCACCTGATAGTGAAATAATGGAGGCACTCCAGAAGAGTTCAGTTGGGCAGGCAGCAGATTTTAGACAAACGCAGAAGCTGTGTATGCCATTCTTGAGGTTTAAGAAGGATGAGGCTGTTTCACTTGGGGTTCAAGCCTTGGACTTGAGGCTTCCTTTTGGGGAGATGGATGTTCTTAATGAGAACTTGGAGTTGATTAGGAGGCAAATAGGTTTGGAAGAGGTGCAGGTTTTGCGTGTATCTGATCCGAACGCTCTTGCAAAAGCCGGTGCTTTGGCTTCACTGTTGAAGCAAAATCCTCCATCGCCTGGGAATCCTACTGCTATTTTCTTAACGAGTTGA